AGTGGGTGTGCGCTGGGGTCCGTGTCTCCCTCTCTCGCCCCTCCTGCGTTCCCCTGGGCCAGTGAAATTCCAGCTCCCCCTCCTTTCCTTCGCCttccctcttctctctctctctctcacacacacacacacacacactctcacacacacacaaacactctctcaggTCTCAGGACTTTCTGCTGTGATTCTGGTACCTGCATAAGACACACTCATCTTCTGAAGGATGGCTGGGACTCATATTGTCCTGCTCACACTGCTGCCCACTGTCCTCATTCTAATTGGTGAGTACCTAATACCAATCAATACTTTGGGGATACATTTTTCCCCATGAATtgaattaaacaacaacaacaacagtagaaGACCACGacaactacattttttttatgaattttatgctgtaaatattaatttgaaaaagAAAGTCTGCTTTAGAATGTTTCTGCGCAATCCTTTTTACCATTATAAAAATACCAGGGTACCTTAATGATTACCACACTCATATATGATGGTATTTTAGGACACATGTCCAAAATGTATACAGTAGGCACAATTATGGTACCATGTCTAAAAACTGTGGTGATATcatggtattttttatttgatgtaatgATTCTTAAAGACCTGACAGAATAACAGTGAAAAGAAAATTCTTTCTCTTTAGTGTTGGCTGGGGTTGAAAGTGCAGCTGTTAAAGATGTAAAAGACAGTAAAGCACAAGGTGagttcaccacacacacacacacacacacacacacacacacacacacacacacacacaagcatgacAAATCGAACTCCCACACACTCTTATCTTCTCTTACTCCATTGCTTTAGCAGGAGCATCTAAACGAGTTTTTGTGCCAGCATCTGATGCCTCAAACGTCTTGAAACACCGCGGTCGCAGATCCCCAAGAACTTATGAAGAGTACTATGGTGAGTGCTGCAGAACTGACCTTTTTTCTCACATCTCAGCTCTGCTTTTCTCATTATCTTTTTATAGgtttaaaaacaaagaaacaatctCAGTTCTAATATGTAGTTTTTAAATTAAAGAGCTTAAAGTCAACTTTAAGTAATCTCCCATAAAATTGTATTCACATTTAATTTATGCTACTGCACGCTGCAATAGGACACAGAAGTGACTAAATGAGTTAACAGCCTTCTTTAATGTCATTCTCTCAGATATTAGACGAGTGTCCGCAAATTAACTAG
The DNA window shown above is from Carassius carassius chromosome 26, fCarCar2.1, whole genome shotgun sequence and carries:
- the ucmaa gene encoding upper zone of growth plate and cartilage matrix associated a isoform X2, whose product is MAGTHIVLLTLLPTVLILIVLAGVESAAVKDVKDSKAQGASKRVFVPASDASNVLKHRGRRSPRTYEEYYAEQRVKMTANEQRREHLEEQSNEYENYLEEERDEQYERTREKNEQWREFHYDGQYPRYPHHRRYV
- the ucmaa gene encoding upper zone of growth plate and cartilage matrix associated a isoform X1 — protein: MAGTHIVLLTLLPTVLILIVLAGVESAAVKDVKDSKAQAGASKRVFVPASDASNVLKHRGRRSPRTYEEYYAEQRVKMTANEQRREHLEEQSNEYENYLEEERDEQYERTREKNEQWREFHYDGQYPRYPHHRRYV